The Epilithonimonas zeae genome contains a region encoding:
- a CDS encoding CinA family protein, with translation MEFPKILLDKISYNLRERNESISMAESVTSGFLQLAFSQMPSAEQFFKGGITAYTIEEKVKHLNIDFDEAQATNCVSRNISEMMALNIASLFDSDWSIATTGYATPVKESDNQIFAYYCIAYQGTIIRSDKIELHPLTKAFDAQKYFMEYILGCLRCEVKRNHSKITI, from the coding sequence ATGGAATTTCCTAAAATACTATTGGACAAAATCAGCTATAATCTGAGAGAAAGAAACGAGTCCATCTCCATGGCAGAAAGCGTTACATCAGGATTTTTGCAATTAGCGTTTTCTCAAATGCCAAGTGCGGAACAATTTTTCAAAGGCGGAATTACAGCCTACACAATCGAGGAAAAAGTCAAACATCTGAATATCGATTTTGATGAAGCGCAAGCAACAAACTGCGTCTCCAGAAACATCAGCGAGATGATGGCTCTTAATATCGCTTCGTTATTCGATTCTGACTGGTCGATTGCTACAACCGGTTATGCCACGCCGGTAAAAGAATCCGATAATCAGATATTTGCTTATTACTGCATCGCTTATCAAGGAACAATTATCAGAAGTGATAAAATAGAACTTCATCCGTTGACTAAGGCGTTTGATGCTCAGAAATACTTTATGGAGTACATTTTGGGATGTCTCCGTTGCGAGGTCAAAAGAAACCATTCTAAAATTACAATTTAA
- a CDS encoding ferritin-like domain-containing protein has translation MATTKSATAAKTKTAAKSTTTTKKTPAKKDAAKDLSDLFEDSLKDIYWAEKALVKALPKMMKNATNEKLKAAIEKHLAETETHVTRLEEIFESMGKKAQAKKCDAMQGLLDEADSIVEETEPGTVRDAGIIAAAQKVEHYEIATYGTLAAFAKILKESAPMKNLLKTLEEEKTCDESLTQLADVNLNSKAK, from the coding sequence ATGGCAACTACAAAATCAGCAACAGCTGCAAAAACAAAGACTGCTGCGAAAAGTACAACTACAACCAAAAAAACACCTGCTAAAAAAGATGCGGCTAAAGATTTAAGCGATCTTTTCGAAGATAGCTTAAAAGATATCTATTGGGCAGAAAAAGCATTAGTAAAAGCCTTACCAAAAATGATGAAGAATGCAACCAATGAAAAATTGAAAGCCGCTATCGAAAAGCATTTGGCTGAGACAGAAACACACGTTACTCGTCTGGAAGAGATTTTCGAATCTATGGGAAAAAAAGCACAGGCAAAAAAATGCGACGCAATGCAAGGTTTATTAGATGAAGCGGACAGCATTGTGGAAGAAACAGAACCAGGAACAGTGAGAGATGCAGGAATCATTGCAGCAGCGCAGAAAGTGGAGCATTACGAGATTGCTACTTATGGAACATTGGCGGCGTTTGCTAAAATTTTAAAAGAATCTGCTCCGATGAAAAATTTGCTTAAAACATTGGAAGAAGAGAAAACCTGTGATGAGTCTTTGACACAGCTTGCAGACGTTAATCTTAATTCTAAAGCAAAATAA
- a CDS encoding DUF6766 family protein: protein MVGEYFTVKKQICFISGAESGIGKAVALPHVFYPGLFEVEYIDKNAEVEDEKIIMAVASIVLLSIGLRQKGSPDSKLVDMTRNETPWCVLLSEISLGFI, encoded by the coding sequence ATGGTTGGGGAATATTTTACAGTTAAAAAACAAATCTGTTTTATTTCGGGAGCGGAAAGTGGTATCGGAAAAGCGGTTGCATTACCACATGTATTTTATCCGGGTTTGTTCGAGGTAGAATATATTGATAAAAATGCCGAGGTCGAAGATGAAAAGATTATAATGGCTGTAGCATCTATTGTTCTCCTTTCGATTGGGTTAAGACAAAAAGGTTCACCAGATTCCAAACTTGTCGATATGACTCGCAACGAAACGCCTTGGTGTGTTTTATTGAGCGAAATTTCTCTCGGTTTTATTTAG